A DNA window from Shewanella baltica contains the following coding sequences:
- a CDS encoding methyltransferase: MPFYRTPSHISAFNAKFEAQKIAFGPISFQVAHCLLKFDVLAQIDSAAERGITAAELSQSTPLSEYALGVLLDMGLSMGLVWQHESGYVLDKTGHFLLHDDMAAINLNFVQDVCYQGLFSLDTALLEGKAAGLKVFGDWDTIYPALKDLPPKAKQSWFAFDHYYSDHAFPQLLPLVFAHKPSHLVDIGGNTGKWALSCCDYDANIEVTIMDYPGQLEVATQNAIARGVAARVHTFATDLLDDTLPFVDGADTYWMSQFLDCFSTSQILSILQRTAKAMTPNSQLFIVETFWDRQPSAASAYCVNATSLYFSAMANGNSRMYHSKDLLALLHQAGLYVDEDTDNLGLGHTLLRCKLKPKFNGNH; this comes from the coding sequence ATGCCTTTTTACCGCACTCCAAGTCATATCAGCGCCTTTAATGCTAAGTTTGAAGCGCAAAAAATCGCCTTTGGCCCCATTAGTTTCCAAGTCGCCCACTGCCTGCTCAAATTCGATGTGTTAGCGCAAATAGATAGCGCGGCTGAACGTGGTATCACTGCGGCCGAGTTAAGCCAATCGACACCACTGAGCGAGTACGCCCTTGGAGTCTTGCTGGATATGGGGCTCAGCATGGGGCTCGTTTGGCAGCATGAGTCTGGCTATGTGCTCGACAAAACGGGGCACTTTTTACTCCATGACGACATGGCCGCCATCAACCTTAACTTTGTGCAGGACGTTTGTTATCAAGGCCTTTTTAGCCTTGATACCGCACTACTCGAAGGCAAGGCCGCAGGACTTAAAGTTTTCGGTGACTGGGATACTATCTACCCCGCCTTGAAGGATTTACCACCCAAAGCGAAACAGAGCTGGTTTGCCTTCGATCATTACTATTCGGATCATGCCTTTCCACAGCTTCTGCCGTTAGTGTTTGCCCATAAGCCAAGCCATTTAGTGGATATAGGCGGCAACACAGGCAAATGGGCGCTGAGCTGCTGTGACTATGACGCCAACATTGAAGTCACGATCATGGATTACCCAGGACAACTTGAAGTGGCGACGCAAAATGCCATCGCACGGGGCGTTGCCGCGCGAGTCCATACCTTTGCCACCGATCTGCTGGACGACACCCTGCCTTTTGTCGATGGCGCGGATACTTACTGGATGAGCCAGTTTCTAGATTGCTTTTCAACAAGCCAGATCCTGAGCATTTTACAACGCACGGCAAAGGCAATGACGCCAAACAGCCAACTCTTTATCGTCGAAACCTTTTGGGATAGACAGCCATCGGCCGCCTCTGCCTACTGCGTAAATGCCACTAGCCTCTATTTCAGCGCCATGGCCAATGGCAATAGCCGCATGTATCACTCTAAGGATTTATTGGCCCTGCTTCACCAAGCGGGACTGTATGTGGATGAAGATACAGACAATCTTGGCCTAGGGCACACGCTACTGCGCTGTAAACTCAAACCTAAGTTTAATGGCAACCATTAA
- the cysK gene encoding cysteine synthase A, with product MSKIFEDNSYTIGNTPLVRLNRVSQGKVLAKVEARNPSFSVKCRIGANMIWDAEKKGLLTKDHELIEPTSGNTGIALAYVAAARGYKLTLTMPNTMSLERRKLLKALGANLVLTEGAKGMKGAIDKAEEIRQSAPEKYILLQQFNNPANPEIHEKTTGPEIWNDTDGEVDVFVAGVGTGGTITGVSRYLKKVAGKTITSVAVEPADSPVIAQTLAGLPVQPGPHKIQGIGAGFIPGNLDLELIDRVEAVTNDEAIDMARRLMQEEGILVGISSGAAVVAANRIAELPEFAGKTIVVILPSAAERYLSSVLFQGQFGDEENIQ from the coding sequence ATGAGCAAAATTTTCGAAGACAATTCATATACTATTGGTAATACCCCGCTAGTACGTTTAAACCGTGTTAGCCAAGGTAAAGTGCTGGCCAAAGTCGAAGCGCGTAACCCAAGTTTCAGTGTTAAATGCCGTATCGGTGCCAATATGATTTGGGATGCCGAGAAAAAGGGTCTACTGACTAAAGATCACGAGCTGATTGAGCCGACGTCTGGTAACACAGGTATTGCGCTGGCGTATGTTGCCGCGGCCCGTGGTTATAAGCTTACCCTGACGATGCCAAATACCATGAGTTTAGAGCGTCGTAAACTGCTCAAAGCCCTTGGCGCAAATCTCGTGCTGACAGAAGGCGCGAAAGGCATGAAAGGTGCGATTGATAAAGCGGAAGAAATCCGTCAATCGGCTCCTGAAAAATACATTTTGTTACAGCAGTTTAATAACCCTGCTAACCCAGAAATCCACGAAAAAACCACAGGTCCAGAAATCTGGAATGATACCGATGGCGAAGTGGATGTGTTTGTTGCCGGTGTAGGTACGGGCGGTACGATTACAGGTGTCAGCCGTTACTTGAAAAAAGTAGCAGGCAAAACCATTACCTCAGTGGCGGTTGAACCAGCAGATTCTCCTGTGATTGCGCAAACCTTAGCGGGTTTACCGGTACAACCTGGTCCACATAAAATCCAAGGTATTGGTGCAGGCTTTATCCCTGGTAACTTAGATTTAGAGTTGATTGACCGCGTAGAAGCTGTCACCAATGATGAAGCCATCGACATGGCCCGTCGCTTAATGCAAGAAGAAGGCATTTTAGTGGGTATTTCATCGGGTGCCGCCGTTGTCGCCGCAAACCGTATCGCTGAATTGCCAGAATTTGCGGGCAAAACCATTGTGGTAATTTTGCCATCGGCTGCCGAACGTTACTTATCTTCAGTTTTGTTCCAAGGCCAATTCGGCGACGAAGAAAACATTCAATAG
- a CDS encoding RDD family protein: MKQQQTDLGKDPKTMVTPHAFTIADTVLYTPLAAPLKRALAMLIDGLLITVLAEQMDWMFVLLVVGIIYIEKRSHKLGRLLKWGLYAAMLAFMLLTTADNLLNVNGSNNTDNEQVVEGAALGKQILTSLPAIISLSLCDNYACGKTQVQSLREVIENASASKGMTEIERREIVLSAITNSSLSAADSEKLQMEVLDGTLWPVIAPQAELPTLDTQSEPKSTQAIENIEPTDPAQGIAANTAKVTETTGTTKTVPSPSTRVKSVDDDDESTTHSVIAWVKGFMSDMGLGFGWAAFYFTVFTARFDGQTLGKKMLGIRVIQLDGAKISLWAAFGRYGGYAAGFTTGLLGFMQIFWDANRQGIQDKISSTVVIDLAQMHKKQRLEQQVQGQSELAPALTSDDAASAHLTTSTRSEHL; the protein is encoded by the coding sequence ATGAAACAACAGCAAACGGATTTGGGCAAAGACCCAAAAACTATGGTGACTCCCCATGCTTTTACCATTGCAGACACTGTGCTTTATACGCCATTGGCGGCGCCGCTAAAACGCGCTTTAGCCATGTTGATTGATGGCTTGCTGATCACAGTGTTAGCGGAGCAGATGGATTGGATGTTTGTATTGCTGGTGGTCGGTATCATTTATATTGAGAAACGCAGTCATAAATTGGGTCGTTTACTCAAATGGGGACTATATGCCGCGATGTTGGCTTTTATGCTGCTCACGACCGCCGATAACCTGCTTAATGTTAATGGCTCAAACAATACCGATAATGAGCAGGTAGTAGAGGGGGCAGCATTGGGGAAACAAATTCTTACCTCGCTTCCGGCCATCATTTCGTTGAGCCTTTGTGATAATTACGCTTGTGGTAAAACTCAAGTTCAATCCCTGCGCGAGGTGATAGAAAATGCTTCAGCATCAAAGGGCATGACAGAGATTGAGCGACGGGAGATAGTCCTAAGCGCCATAACCAACAGTAGTTTGTCTGCCGCAGACAGCGAAAAGCTCCAGATGGAAGTCCTTGATGGCACCTTGTGGCCGGTTATCGCGCCCCAAGCTGAGCTGCCAACGCTTGATACTCAGTCTGAGCCTAAGTCGACACAAGCCATTGAAAATATTGAACCAACTGACCCCGCGCAAGGTATTGCGGCTAACACTGCAAAAGTAACCGAAACGACAGGTACAACCAAAACAGTACCTTCGCCAAGCACAAGAGTGAAAAGCGTCGATGATGACGATGAATCCACCACCCACAGTGTTATCGCTTGGGTTAAAGGCTTTATGAGTGATATGGGATTGGGCTTTGGTTGGGCGGCGTTTTACTTTACCGTCTTTACCGCGCGGTTTGATGGTCAAACTTTAGGGAAGAAGATGCTTGGCATTCGGGTGATCCAGCTCGATGGCGCTAAAATCAGTTTATGGGCCGCCTTTGGCCGTTATGGTGGTTACGCCGCAGGCTTCACCACTGGCTTACTTGGCTTTATGCAAATATTTTGGGATGCCAATCGGCAGGGGATCCAAGATAAAATATCTTCAACAGTCGTGATAGACTTAGCACAAATGCATAAAAAGCAACGATTAGAGCAGCAAGTACAGGGGCAAAGTGAGTTAGCGCCAGCGCTTACGAGTGATGATGCCGCCTCTGCTCACCTTACAACAAGCACCCGTTCGGAGCACCTATGA
- a CDS encoding beta-ketoacyl-ACP synthase III, with the protein MKQVVISGSGLFTPPHSISNEALVESFNAYVDIYNIENAGLIEQGHVAALSYSSSEFIEKASGIKHRYVMVKEGILDPEVMMPLIPERSSDELSMQAEIGVEAALMALNNANIKAEQIDLVIVACAYTQRAYPAMAIEIQRALGTRGYGYDMQVACSSATFAIVAAANAIATGSASRVLVINPEICSAQVNYRDRDSHFIFGDVSTALVLEEQSLAQSDNVFKILSSRCFTDYSNNIRSNFGFLNRCDPSAAHQADKLFHQQGRKVFKELLPMIYQHLDEHLAEQALTPQSFKRLWLHQANINMNQFVVRKLLGDDVSAEQAPVVLDEYANTASAGSVIAFHKYSSDFKAGDLGLLSSFGAGYSIGSVILQKC; encoded by the coding sequence ATGAAACAGGTCGTGATTTCGGGGAGTGGCTTATTTACGCCGCCCCACAGTATTTCTAATGAAGCCTTAGTTGAGAGCTTCAATGCCTATGTGGATATTTATAATATTGAAAATGCAGGCTTAATCGAGCAAGGCCATGTCGCGGCTTTGTCCTATTCTTCAAGCGAATTTATTGAAAAGGCCTCAGGCATCAAGCACAGATATGTGATGGTGAAAGAGGGCATTCTCGATCCCGAAGTCATGATGCCGTTAATTCCAGAGCGCAGCAGCGACGAATTATCTATGCAGGCTGAAATTGGGGTTGAAGCCGCATTGATGGCACTTAACAATGCCAATATCAAAGCCGAACAGATTGATCTGGTGATTGTTGCCTGTGCTTATACTCAGCGTGCCTATCCTGCGATGGCAATTGAAATTCAACGTGCACTCGGTACGCGCGGTTATGGTTACGACATGCAAGTGGCGTGTTCATCGGCAACCTTTGCAATAGTTGCCGCTGCCAATGCGATTGCGACGGGCTCAGCTTCAAGAGTACTCGTCATCAACCCAGAGATTTGTTCGGCGCAGGTGAACTACCGCGACCGTGACAGCCATTTTATCTTTGGTGATGTCTCGACCGCACTGGTACTGGAAGAGCAAAGCCTAGCTCAATCTGACAATGTGTTTAAAATTCTCTCAAGCCGCTGTTTTACCGATTATTCGAATAATATTCGCAGTAATTTTGGTTTCTTGAATCGCTGCGATCCCAGTGCTGCCCATCAAGCCGATAAACTGTTCCACCAACAAGGGCGCAAAGTGTTTAAAGAGCTGCTGCCGATGATTTATCAACATTTGGATGAACATCTGGCCGAACAAGCGTTAACACCGCAGTCTTTCAAGCGTTTGTGGTTGCATCAAGCGAACATCAACATGAATCAGTTTGTGGTGAGAAAGCTGCTTGGGGATGATGTGTCAGCAGAACAAGCGCCTGTCGTATTAGACGAGTACGCCAATACCGCATCTGCGGGCTCTGTGATTGCATTTCATAAGTATTCCAGCGACTTTAAAGCGGGTGATTTAGGCTTATTAAGTTCTTTTGGCGCGGGATATTCCATCGGCAGTGTGATTTTGCAGAAGTGCTAA
- the cysZ gene encoding sulfate transporter CysZ, whose product MTQKKTLPFPAKSGVNYFLDGFGLITRKGLRTFVFIPLMINLLLFAGVIYVAIGQLDAMFTWMNAQLPDYLSWLNFLLWPLAVTTMLVMLAFVFSSVMNWLAAPFNGLLAEKVEQLLTGKPLNTGTGIDLIKDLPRILGREWIKLKYYLPRALVFLLLFLVPMVGQTLAPILWFLFSAWMMAIQYCDYPFDNHKVSFKDMRFALNQTRGTSFSFGATVTLFSMIPIVNFIVMPVAICGATAMWVDKYREAYRNHAIAPE is encoded by the coding sequence ATGACACAGAAGAAAACCTTGCCCTTCCCAGCCAAAAGCGGCGTTAATTATTTTCTCGATGGCTTTGGTTTAATTACACGTAAAGGCCTGCGCACTTTCGTATTTATTCCCTTGATGATCAACCTGCTGCTGTTTGCAGGCGTCATTTATGTAGCAATAGGCCAGTTGGACGCCATGTTCACTTGGATGAACGCCCAGCTGCCTGACTACTTAAGCTGGTTAAACTTTTTACTTTGGCCGCTCGCAGTGACCACTATGCTGGTTATGCTCGCCTTTGTATTTAGCTCGGTAATGAACTGGCTCGCCGCCCCCTTTAATGGTCTGTTGGCTGAAAAAGTCGAGCAGCTATTAACTGGCAAGCCGTTGAATACCGGTACTGGCATCGATTTAATCAAAGACTTACCGCGTATCCTTGGGCGTGAGTGGATCAAGCTCAAATACTATCTGCCCCGCGCGCTAGTATTTTTGTTGCTGTTTTTAGTGCCTATGGTGGGCCAAACGCTGGCGCCAATTTTATGGTTCCTGTTCAGCGCTTGGATGATGGCAATTCAGTACTGCGATTACCCCTTCGATAATCACAAGGTCAGTTTTAAGGATATGCGCTTTGCCTTGAATCAAACCCGTGGCACGAGTTTTAGCTTTGGCGCTACAGTTACACTGTTTTCGATGATCCCTATCGTCAACTTTATCGTGATGCCTGTGGCGATTTGTGGCGCAACGGCCATGTGGGTCGACAAGTATCGTGAAGCCTACCGCAATCATGCAATCGCACCAGAATAA
- a CDS encoding chromosome segregation protein SMC: MRLKQIKLAGFKSFVDPTKIPFLQALTAIIGPNGCGKSNVIDAVRWVLGESSAKHLRGDSMADVIFNGSSARKPVSVAGVELIFENKDGRLAGQYASYEEIAVKRQVSRDGESWYFLNGQKCRRKDITDLFMGTGLGPRSYAIIEQGTISRLIESKPQDLRTFIEEAAGISRYKERRRETENRIRHTRENLERLGDIRSELGKQLDKLAQQAKAAKQYRELKQAERKTHAELLVMRYQDLQDQMASLSEQIRAIEVQQAAAQSLAQTDELQTTELQVQLAQLAEQEQRAVEAYYLTGTEIAKLEQQLQNQKQRDAQLETQLAQVKEQILQNTDKLNGYKARLSELELELAKLGPQHDEQQEIMDELQSQWEMSIERSQQQAEVARQQAVDVSQHKLQLELRRSQLAHQQQLLQHKQQQSSEQQAQLVALVDSDLASNITSLQQEIASLADATRLQTEINHQQEQIVSASTQALDDARHSAEHIQQQLTATKARHELVEQWLTKQEQQSDKPQLWQSLTVENGWETAAELALNGLLTLPVGVTETEMGFQALTSQSSQSEYLQAEVNLAPWLAGLKWAKDIHAAKQLLPQLKTDERIVTADGYLLGQGFLITKTEGAQSLVQLSKEQAQLAQNILDLQQSLHLQQDKMTALAATLQQQRQQLTAGAQKLHQLQLDKATKSMQLSGLTEQVKARAEQQSKLEAALSASLIDLERLSEQCEVLTEQETELDDALQASIDIQRQLTQDTQADSVRHQALKARITEVERQLSTTASALQAVTMRMAVSTEQIELQQVRVNELIHTRESVLAELAKVAQLSGVQNSVQLTEQLTQLLQQQHEQQQGLKNVRQQQSGLTETLNSIGIKQKQELGKLEGLTQSLSTLKLRREGIKGQANSQLEALQEQQIVLSEILGNLPAKGMPDKWQSDLDQIRQKIVRLGAINLAAIEEFEQQSERKSYLDHQDDDLNKGLATLEEAIRKIDKETRSRFKTTFDSVNEDLGRLFPKVFGGGRAYLALTDDDLLETGVTIMAQPPGKKNSTIHLLSGGEKALTALSLVFAIFRLNPAPFCMLDEVDAPLDDANVERFCRLLKEMSQSVQFIYISHNKITMEMADQLIGVTMHEPGVSRIVAVDIEQAVAMADAG; the protein is encoded by the coding sequence ATGAGATTAAAACAGATAAAACTTGCCGGCTTTAAGTCGTTTGTCGATCCCACTAAAATTCCTTTTTTACAGGCATTAACCGCCATTATTGGCCCAAATGGCTGCGGTAAATCGAATGTGATCGATGCCGTGCGTTGGGTATTGGGTGAAAGTTCGGCGAAACATCTGCGCGGTGATTCGATGGCCGACGTGATCTTTAACGGCTCAAGCGCACGAAAACCTGTGTCTGTGGCGGGTGTTGAACTTATTTTTGAAAATAAAGATGGTCGCCTCGCGGGTCAGTATGCCAGTTACGAAGAAATCGCCGTTAAGCGTCAGGTGAGCCGAGACGGTGAGTCTTGGTATTTTCTTAATGGTCAGAAGTGTCGCCGTAAAGACATTACCGATTTGTTTATGGGCACAGGCCTTGGTCCGCGCAGTTACGCCATTATTGAGCAGGGCACTATTTCCCGCCTTATCGAATCTAAACCCCAAGACTTGCGCACTTTTATTGAAGAAGCCGCAGGGATTTCTCGCTATAAAGAACGCCGCCGCGAAACCGAAAATCGTATCCGCCATACCCGCGAAAACCTCGAGCGTTTAGGCGATATTCGCAGTGAACTCGGCAAACAGTTAGATAAACTGGCGCAGCAGGCCAAGGCCGCGAAGCAATATCGCGAGCTTAAACAGGCCGAGCGCAAGACCCATGCTGAACTCCTCGTGATGCGCTATCAAGATTTGCAAGATCAGATGGCGAGTCTGTCTGAGCAAATCCGCGCCATCGAAGTGCAGCAAGCGGCGGCGCAGTCGCTGGCGCAAACCGATGAATTGCAAACTACTGAATTGCAAGTGCAACTCGCCCAATTAGCGGAGCAAGAACAACGCGCAGTCGAAGCCTATTATCTGACGGGCACCGAAATCGCTAAGTTAGAACAACAGTTACAGAATCAAAAGCAGCGTGATGCCCAGCTCGAAACCCAGTTGGCGCAAGTGAAAGAGCAGATCCTGCAAAACACCGATAAGCTCAACGGCTATAAAGCGAGACTTAGCGAGTTAGAACTTGAGCTTGCTAAGCTTGGGCCGCAGCATGATGAACAGCAAGAAATCATGGATGAGCTGCAATCCCAATGGGAAATGAGCATAGAGCGCAGCCAGCAGCAGGCTGAAGTTGCGCGTCAACAGGCCGTGGATGTTTCGCAGCATAAGTTACAGCTTGAACTGCGCCGCAGTCAGTTAGCGCATCAGCAGCAATTATTACAGCATAAACAGCAGCAAAGCAGTGAGCAGCAAGCGCAGCTCGTCGCTTTAGTGGACAGCGACCTCGCCTCAAACATCACATCACTGCAACAAGAAATAGCGTCTCTTGCTGACGCCACTAGGCTACAAACCGAGATTAATCATCAGCAAGAACAAATTGTTAGCGCAAGCACGCAAGCTTTGGATGACGCCCGCCATAGCGCCGAGCACATTCAGCAGCAATTAACCGCGACTAAAGCGCGCCATGAGCTGGTTGAACAGTGGTTGACTAAGCAGGAACAGCAAAGTGATAAACCGCAGTTATGGCAGAGTCTAACCGTTGAAAATGGTTGGGAAACCGCGGCCGAACTCGCCCTCAATGGTTTGTTGACCTTGCCCGTTGGCGTCACTGAAACCGAAATGGGGTTTCAAGCGTTAACGTCGCAATCCTCTCAGAGTGAGTACTTACAGGCTGAGGTGAATCTTGCCCCTTGGTTAGCGGGGCTTAAGTGGGCAAAAGATATTCACGCGGCAAAACAGCTACTGCCGCAGTTAAAGACCGATGAGCGGATTGTCACCGCCGACGGGTATCTCCTCGGGCAAGGTTTTTTAATCACTAAGACAGAGGGCGCTCAGTCACTGGTACAGCTCAGCAAAGAGCAAGCCCAGTTAGCGCAAAACATCCTCGATTTGCAGCAATCCTTGCACCTACAGCAAGATAAGATGACGGCACTTGCGGCTACCTTGCAGCAGCAAAGACAACAATTGACTGCTGGCGCGCAAAAATTGCATCAATTACAGTTGGATAAAGCGACAAAGTCGATGCAGCTCAGTGGCTTAACTGAGCAAGTGAAGGCGCGCGCTGAGCAGCAGAGCAAACTTGAAGCGGCATTAAGCGCGAGCTTGATTGACCTTGAGCGCTTGAGCGAGCAATGCGAAGTATTGACAGAGCAAGAAACAGAGCTTGATGATGCGTTGCAGGCGAGTATTGATATTCAGCGACAACTCACCCAAGACACGCAGGCCGATAGCGTGCGCCATCAAGCATTGAAAGCGCGTATTACTGAGGTTGAACGTCAGTTATCGACCACAGCTTCTGCCTTACAAGCTGTAACGATGCGCATGGCCGTCAGTACCGAACAAATTGAATTACAGCAAGTGCGTGTCAATGAACTTATCCACACTCGTGAGTCAGTGTTAGCTGAACTTGCCAAAGTCGCCCAATTGAGTGGCGTACAAAATAGTGTGCAGCTGACTGAGCAGTTAACGCAGTTATTGCAGCAACAACATGAGCAACAACAGGGCTTAAAAAACGTCCGTCAGCAGCAAAGTGGGCTCACTGAGACATTAAACAGTATAGGAATAAAGCAAAAACAAGAGCTTGGTAAGCTTGAGGGCTTGACTCAAAGCCTGAGCACGTTAAAGTTACGTCGTGAAGGAATAAAAGGCCAAGCCAATAGTCAGCTGGAAGCCTTACAGGAACAGCAAATTGTTCTGTCTGAAATCCTTGGAAACCTGCCCGCGAAGGGCATGCCTGACAAGTGGCAGAGTGATTTAGATCAAATACGGCAGAAAATTGTTCGCTTAGGTGCGATTAACCTTGCGGCTATCGAAGAATTTGAACAGCAAAGTGAGCGAAAATCCTATCTTGATCATCAAGATGACGATTTAAATAAGGGACTGGCGACCTTAGAGGAAGCGATCCGTAAGATAGACAAAGAAACCCGAAGCCGCTTTAAGACGACATTTGACTCAGTCAATGAAGATCTCGGACGCTTATTTCCAAAGGTGTTTGGTGGCGGTCGAGCTTACTTAGCGTTAACGGACGATGATTTGCTGGAAACCGGCGTCACTATCATGGCGCAGCCGCCAGGTAAGAAGAACAGCACAATCCATCTTCTTTCGGGTGGTGAAAAAGCCTTAACCGCTTTATCATTGGTATTCGCAATTTTTAGGCTGAATCCTGCTCCCTTCTGTATGCTTGACGAAGTGGATGCGCCATTAGACGATGCTAACGTAGAACGTTTCTGTCGATTACTGAAAGAAATGTCACAGAGCGTACAGTTTATTTATATCAGCCATAACAAAATAACCATGGAAATGGCTGATCAACTTATAGGCGTGACTATGCACGAGCCCGGTGTGTCTCGTATAGTCGCGGTAGACATAGAGCAAGCGGTGGCGATGGCTGACGCTGGATAA
- the zipA gene encoding cell division protein ZipA codes for MEDLQLVLFVLGAIAIVAVLVHGFWSIRRQQPKSLKDSPMGNFYKKQAEKGESSPKRIDAEGFDADGIGAVRVRKAGELAPNNETPAANPYLKQEVKLETKPQELTSPELKQGLKPELKVEAKHEPIPAQPDFSLQPPVAKEQHRGTKVSRHEPVLSTQANTYTNVHTSTPAPQMGQSHAAIVAQKAAEQEQALRAAPQQTALFEENEHQADHQEEAFVEQAAEDELGEPRDVLVLHVVAKDGQQLNGAELLPCFLTLNFKYGDMNIFHRHVDNAGNGKVLFSIANMLKPGVFDPDNMEQFSTQGVVFFMTLPCYGDALMNFSIMLNSARQLAEEIDAVVLDGQRLPWGEFTKQDYLHRIRANA; via the coding sequence ATGGAAGATTTGCAACTAGTATTGTTTGTTTTAGGCGCCATAGCCATAGTTGCTGTGCTGGTGCATGGATTTTGGTCTATCAGAAGACAACAACCTAAGTCATTGAAAGATAGTCCAATGGGCAATTTTTATAAGAAACAGGCAGAGAAAGGTGAGTCGAGCCCTAAGCGAATTGATGCCGAAGGATTTGATGCCGACGGTATTGGCGCTGTGCGAGTGCGTAAAGCTGGCGAACTTGCGCCTAACAACGAGACTCCCGCGGCCAATCCTTATTTGAAGCAGGAAGTGAAGCTAGAGACTAAGCCGCAAGAATTGACATCGCCAGAACTTAAACAAGGGCTTAAACCAGAGCTAAAAGTAGAAGCGAAACACGAGCCTATTCCTGCTCAGCCTGATTTTAGCTTGCAGCCACCTGTTGCAAAAGAGCAACACCGTGGTACTAAAGTTTCGCGCCATGAGCCTGTCTTGAGCACACAAGCGAACACTTACACGAATGTTCACACTAGCACTCCAGCGCCGCAAATGGGTCAATCCCATGCTGCTATCGTGGCGCAAAAAGCCGCAGAGCAAGAACAGGCGCTACGCGCCGCGCCGCAGCAAACCGCCTTGTTTGAAGAAAATGAACATCAAGCAGACCATCAAGAAGAGGCGTTTGTCGAACAAGCCGCTGAAGATGAATTAGGTGAGCCACGCGACGTGCTGGTTTTACATGTGGTCGCAAAAGATGGCCAACAGCTGAACGGCGCCGAACTGCTACCTTGTTTCTTAACCTTGAATTTTAAATATGGCGATATGAACATTTTCCATCGCCATGTGGATAATGCAGGCAATGGTAAAGTCTTGTTCTCTATTGCTAACATGCTGAAACCTGGCGTATTTGACCCTGATAACATGGAGCAGTTCAGTACCCAAGGTGTGGTGTTTTTTATGACTTTACCTTGCTACGGCGATGCCTTAATGAACTTCTCGATTATGCTTAACTCTGCGCGCCAACTCGCTGAGGAGATCGATGCCGTGGTGCTCGACGGTCAACGTCTGCCTTGGGGTGAGTTTACAAAGCAAGATTATTTACACCGCATTCGCGCTAACGCTTAG